The following coding sequences lie in one Sphingopyxis sp. MWB1 genomic window:
- the alaS gene encoding alanine--tRNA ligase translates to MTSTNDIRRSFLDYFAGEGHHVEASAPLVPHNDPTLMFVNAGMVPFKNVFTGLEKRPYDRAVSSQKCVRAGGKHNDLDNVGFTARHHTFFEMLGNFSFGDYFKEQAIHHAWTLITGTWGLPPEKLTATVYHTDDEAFDLWRKISGLPEERIIRIPTSDNFWSMGDTGPCGPCSEIFYDHGDHIPGGPPGSPDEDGDRFVEIWNLVFMQYEQQADGVRSDLPHPSIDTGMGLERIAAVMQGVHDNYDTDTFKALIAASVDLTGVPADAARKASHRVIADHLRAASFLIADGVLPSNEGRGYVLRRIMRRAMRHAHLLGAQDPLMYRLLPALTTEMGAAYPELIRAQPLIAETLEREESKFRQTLDKGLRLLDEATGGMDKGAVLPGDVAFKLYDTYGFPYDLTEDALRAQGIGVDREGFDAAMAQQKAAARAAWKGSGEKASDEIWFDLAEAKGSTEFTGYSSTEGEGEVIAIVKDGANVGAAESGDKVVILTNQTPFYGESGGQMGDAGTISTASGLKAVVADTGKPLGRLHTHQATIESGRVAIGDTVHLSVDAERRDRIRANHSATHLLHAALRKKLGEHVTQKGSLVAADRFRFDFSHPKALTGEEIAAIEAEVNAHIRTNEPVTTRLMTPDDAIAAGAMALFGEKYGDEVRVLSMGRADDASYSVELCGGTHVQALGDIALFKIISESAVSSGVRRIEALSGEAARQWLLARDEALKTVAATLKTSPEEVPARVAAMADALKKAERELAEAKKTLALSGGGGGGGGASGGPAIEEIGGTKFLAQVVEGLDPKGLRGAVDDMKQQVGSGVAMLVAVNDGRASVAVGVAGDASANAVDLVKLAVAALGGQGGGGRPDMAQGGGPDGSAGDAAVAAVKAALAA, encoded by the coding sequence ATGACCTCGACCAATGACATTCGCCGTTCCTTCCTCGATTATTTTGCCGGGGAGGGGCATCATGTGGAAGCATCGGCGCCGCTGGTGCCGCATAATGACCCGACGCTGATGTTCGTTAACGCGGGCATGGTGCCGTTCAAAAATGTCTTCACCGGTCTGGAAAAGCGCCCCTATGACCGCGCGGTATCGTCACAGAAATGCGTGCGAGCGGGCGGCAAGCATAATGACCTCGACAATGTCGGCTTCACCGCGCGCCACCACACATTTTTTGAAATGCTGGGGAATTTTTCCTTTGGCGATTATTTCAAGGAACAGGCGATCCACCATGCCTGGACGCTGATCACCGGCACCTGGGGCCTGCCTCCCGAAAAGCTGACCGCGACCGTCTATCATACCGATGACGAGGCGTTCGATCTGTGGCGCAAGATTTCGGGCCTGCCCGAAGAGCGGATAATTCGCATTCCGACGAGCGACAATTTCTGGTCGATGGGCGACACGGGACCGTGCGGGCCGTGCAGCGAAATCTTTTATGACCATGGCGATCATATCCCCGGCGGCCCCCCGGGATCGCCCGATGAGGATGGCGACCGCTTCGTCGAAATCTGGAATCTGGTGTTCATGCAATATGAGCAGCAGGCCGATGGCGTGCGCAGCGACCTGCCGCACCCCAGCATCGATACCGGCATGGGGCTGGAGCGTATCGCGGCGGTGATGCAGGGCGTCCACGACAATTATGACACCGACACCTTCAAGGCGCTGATCGCTGCCTCGGTCGATCTGACCGGCGTGCCCGCCGATGCGGCGCGCAAAGCGAGCCACCGCGTGATTGCCGACCATCTGCGCGCGGCGAGCTTTTTGATTGCCGACGGGGTGCTGCCGTCGAACGAAGGGCGCGGCTATGTGCTGCGCCGGATCATGCGCCGCGCGATGCGGCACGCGCATCTGCTGGGGGCGCAGGACCCGCTGATGTACCGGCTGCTTCCCGCGCTGACGACCGAAATGGGGGCGGCCTATCCTGAGTTGATCCGCGCCCAGCCGCTGATTGCCGAAACGTTGGAGCGCGAGGAAAGCAAATTCCGCCAGACGCTCGACAAGGGGCTGCGCCTGCTCGACGAAGCGACGGGCGGGATGGACAAAGGCGCGGTGTTGCCCGGCGATGTCGCCTTCAAACTCTATGACACTTACGGCTTCCCTTATGATCTGACCGAAGACGCGCTGCGTGCGCAGGGCATTGGCGTTGACCGCGAAGGCTTTGACGCGGCGATGGCGCAGCAAAAGGCGGCGGCGCGTGCGGCGTGGAAGGGCAGCGGCGAAAAGGCGTCGGATGAAATCTGGTTCGACCTCGCCGAAGCCAAGGGCAGCACCGAATTCACCGGCTATAGCTCGACCGAGGGCGAGGGCGAAGTGATCGCCATCGTCAAGGATGGCGCGAATGTCGGGGCAGCGGAGAGCGGCGACAAGGTGGTGATCCTGACCAACCAGACGCCCTTTTACGGCGAGAGCGGCGGCCAGATGGGCGATGCCGGGACGATCAGTACCGCAAGTGGGCTGAAAGCCGTTGTGGCCGATACGGGCAAGCCGCTGGGCCGGTTGCACACGCATCAGGCGACCATCGAAAGCGGGCGCGTCGCGATCGGCGATACGGTGCATCTGAGCGTCGACGCTGAGCGCCGCGACCGGATTCGCGCCAATCACAGCGCGACGCACCTCCTGCATGCCGCGCTCCGCAAGAAGCTCGGAGAGCATGTGACGCAGAAGGGCAGCCTAGTGGCGGCCGACCGTTTCCGCTTTGACTTTTCGCACCCCAAGGCGCTGACGGGCGAGGAAATCGCCGCGATCGAGGCTGAGGTGAACGCGCATATCCGGACGAATGAGCCGGTAACGACCCGGCTGATGACCCCCGACGATGCGATTGCGGCGGGGGCGATGGCGCTGTTTGGCGAGAAATATGGTGATGAAGTGCGCGTGCTGAGCATGGGCCGCGCCGATGACGCCAGCTATTCGGTGGAGCTGTGCGGCGGCACGCATGTGCAGGCGCTGGGCGATATCGCCCTGTTCAAGATCATCAGCGAAAGCGCGGTGTCGTCGGGCGTACGGCGGATCGAGGCGCTGAGCGGCGAGGCGGCGCGGCAATGGCTGCTGGCGCGCGACGAGGCGCTGAAGACTGTTGCGGCGACGCTGAAAACCTCGCCCGAAGAGGTGCCCGCGCGCGTGGCGGCGATGGCCGATGCGCTGAAGAAAGCCGAGCGCGAACTGGCCGAGGCGAAAAAGACGCTCGCGCTGAGCGGCGGTGGGGGCGGCGGCGGCGGCGCGAGCGGCGGCCCGGCGATTGAAGAGATTGGCGGCACCAAATTTCTGGCGCAGGTCGTCGAAGGGCTGGACCCCAAGGGGCTGCGCGGCGCGGTCGACGATATGAAGCAACAGGTTGGCAGCGGCGTCGCGATGCTCGTCGCGGTCAATGATGGCCGCGCCTCGGTCGCGGTCGGCGTCGCGGGTGATGCCAGCGCCAATGCGGTCGATCTGGTCAAGCTCGCCGTGGCGGCGCTGGGCGGACAGGGCGGCGGCGGCCGTCCCGACATGGCGCAGGGCGGCGGCCCCGATGGCAGCGCGGGCGACGCAGCGGTCGCGGCGGTCAAGGCGGCGCTGGCGGCGTGA
- a CDS encoding holin family protein: MSIIDGLIGPIARLIDKIIPDPEARDRAKLELLKLESSQEMETIRTRMSAIIAEADSQDPWTSRARPSFLYVMYALLLWAIPMGLIAAARPDMARAIAEGMNAYLSGIPEPLYALFGTGYLGYTAARAWGKAKGAGG; encoded by the coding sequence ATGAGCATCATCGACGGGCTGATCGGCCCCATCGCCCGGCTGATCGACAAGATCATTCCCGACCCCGAAGCGCGCGACCGTGCCAAGCTCGAATTGCTGAAACTGGAAAGCAGCCAGGAAATGGAAACAATCCGCACCCGCATGAGCGCGATCATCGCCGAAGCGGACAGCCAGGATCCGTGGACCAGCCGCGCACGCCCCAGCTTCCTCTATGTCATGTATGCGCTTTTGCTCTGGGCCATCCCCATGGGCCTGATCGCCGCCGCGCGCCCCGATATGGCGCGCGCCATTGCCGAGGGGATGAACGCCTATCTTTCGGGCATCCCCGAACCCCTCTACGCGCTCTTCGGCACCGGCTATCTCGGCTACACCGCCGCACGCGCCTGGGGAAAAGCAAAAGGCGCAGGCGGATAG
- a CDS encoding glycoside hydrolase family 108 protein produces the protein MSPPLSPIREADALIDAVIDREGGYVNHPADRGGPTCWGITQAVARAQGYDGPMQKLPRSVAADIYRRVYWLRPAFDQVGARAPRIAAELFDTGVNMGTATATGFLQRALNALNRAARDYPDIALDRHIGPRTLSALDAFLRVRGRRGETVLLRAMEALQGERYIALAERRPSQEAFLYGWLANRLADD, from the coding sequence ATGTCGCCACCCCTCTCCCCGATCCGCGAGGCTGACGCCCTGATCGATGCCGTCATCGACCGCGAGGGCGGATATGTAAACCATCCAGCCGACCGCGGCGGCCCCACTTGCTGGGGCATCACCCAGGCCGTCGCCCGCGCGCAGGGTTATGACGGACCGATGCAGAAACTGCCGCGCAGCGTCGCCGCTGATATTTATCGCCGCGTCTATTGGCTGCGCCCCGCTTTCGATCAGGTGGGGGCACGCGCGCCGCGCATCGCCGCCGAATTGTTCGACACCGGCGTCAACATGGGCACCGCGACGGCCACCGGCTTTTTGCAGCGCGCGCTCAACGCGCTCAATCGCGCGGCGCGCGATTATCCCGATATTGCGCTCGACCGTCATATTGGCCCGCGCACGCTGTCGGCGCTCGATGCCTTTCTGCGCGTGCGCGGTCGGCGCGGCGAAACGGTGCTGCTGCGCGCGATGGAGGCGCTTCAGGGCGAACGCTATATCGCGCTCGCCGAACGGCGCCCCAGTCAGGAAGCCTTTCTCTACGGCTGGCTCGCGAACCGCCTCGCCGATGATTGA
- a CDS encoding NADPH:quinone oxidoreductase family protein codes for MRALQVRELAGDYRGVSLAEVPMPAPGPGEVRLRVRAAAVNFPDLLMTRGEYQLKPPLPFTLGMEFSGEVEAVGDGVSNWRVGDAVVGGNRYGAMAEYIVVPAAVLRAKPAALDWDAAAAYPVAYLTAYVALVRCGQLQAGEALLVHGAAGGVGLATVDLGQALGARVVAVASSAEKREAIAALHQPEAVIGGAPGFRDEVKALTGGAGADVIFDPVGGDAFDESVRCIAFGGRLLVVGFASGRIPEISANMPLIKGFSVIGVRAGEYGRRFPARGAENVAAVDGLIAEGRLRPHVHAAMDLADWRDAFAMIERREVVGKLVLRP; via the coding sequence GTGCGGGCGTTGCAAGTGCGGGAATTGGCGGGTGATTATCGGGGTGTATCCCTTGCGGAAGTCCCCATGCCCGCGCCGGGGCCGGGCGAAGTGCGCCTGCGCGTGCGCGCCGCGGCGGTGAATTTTCCCGATTTGTTGATGACCAGAGGGGAATATCAGCTCAAGCCGCCGCTTCCTTTCACCCTGGGGATGGAATTCTCAGGCGAGGTGGAAGCGGTTGGCGACGGGGTGAGCAACTGGCGCGTTGGCGATGCGGTGGTGGGCGGCAATCGTTACGGGGCGATGGCCGAATATATTGTCGTGCCCGCAGCCGTGCTGCGCGCCAAGCCTGCCGCGCTCGACTGGGATGCGGCAGCGGCTTATCCGGTCGCCTATCTGACCGCCTATGTCGCGCTGGTGCGCTGCGGCCAGTTGCAGGCGGGGGAGGCTTTGCTCGTTCACGGTGCGGCGGGCGGCGTCGGGCTGGCGACGGTCGATCTGGGGCAGGCGCTGGGCGCGCGGGTTGTTGCCGTGGCGAGCAGCGCGGAGAAGCGCGAAGCCATCGCCGCACTGCACCAGCCCGAGGCCGTGATTGGCGGGGCGCCGGGCTTTCGCGACGAGGTGAAGGCGCTGACCGGCGGGGCGGGAGCCGATGTGATCTTTGATCCGGTGGGGGGCGATGCGTTCGACGAATCGGTGCGCTGTATCGCCTTTGGCGGGCGCTTGCTGGTCGTGGGCTTTGCATCGGGCCGCATTCCGGAGATTTCGGCCAATATGCCGCTGATCAAGGGATTTTCGGTGATCGGCGTGCGCGCGGGCGAATATGGAAGGCGCTTTCCGGCGCGCGGCGCGGAAAATGTCGCGGCGGTCGACGGGCTGATCGCCGAGGGGCGGCTGCGCCCGCATGTCCATGCGGCGATGGATCTGGCAGACTGGCGCGACGCCTTTGCGATGATCGAACGGCGTGAGGTGGTGGGCAAGCTGGTGCTGCGGCCGTGA
- a CDS encoding SDR family oxidoreductase, producing MDLQGKTIIITGASSGIGAAAAQLFGKAGANLVLGARRAAELESTAQAARNAGANAIILAGDVSEYGYADALVDLARTEFGGLDGAFNNAGIVGDMLAVPDMSIANWDQVIATNLTSAFFAAKAQIPAMLERGSGSIVFTSSFVGVSNGGLAGMGAYAASKAGLVGLVKSLASDHAAAGIRVNALLPGGTVTPMGGEGDADLLAFVADLHPMKRMASAAEIAEVALFLLSGQSSFVTGTAMLADGGISVRLV from the coding sequence ATGGATCTTCAAGGCAAAACCATCATCATCACCGGCGCCAGCAGCGGCATCGGCGCCGCCGCCGCACAGCTTTTCGGAAAGGCCGGCGCCAATCTCGTCCTCGGCGCCCGCCGCGCGGCGGAACTGGAAAGCACGGCGCAGGCTGCCCGAAACGCGGGCGCGAACGCTATCATCCTGGCGGGAGACGTATCCGAATATGGCTATGCCGACGCGCTCGTCGATCTCGCCCGCACCGAATTTGGCGGCCTGGACGGCGCCTTCAACAATGCGGGCATCGTCGGCGATATGCTGGCCGTCCCCGATATGTCGATCGCGAACTGGGATCAGGTCATCGCAACCAATCTGACCAGCGCCTTTTTCGCGGCCAAGGCGCAAATTCCCGCGATGCTCGAACGCGGTAGCGGCTCGATCGTCTTCACCTCCTCCTTCGTAGGGGTCAGCAACGGCGGACTGGCAGGGATGGGCGCCTATGCCGCATCAAAGGCGGGGCTGGTCGGGCTGGTCAAGTCGCTGGCCTCAGACCACGCCGCAGCGGGAATTCGCGTGAATGCCCTGCTTCCCGGTGGGACGGTCACCCCGATGGGCGGCGAAGGCGACGCCGACCTGCTCGCCTTTGTCGCGGACCTCCACCCGATGAAGCGCATGGCCAGCGCGGCCGAGATCGCCGAGGTCGCGCTGTTCCTGCTCTCCGGCCAGTCAAGCTTTGTCACCGGAACCGCGATGCTCGCCGACGGCGGAATTTCGGTACGGCTGGTCTGA
- a CDS encoding TSUP family transporter — protein MEFAAETIALLMAIAFIAGTIDALAGGGGLLTIPALMAAGVPPVAALATNKLQSMIGTSSACYTFWRSGHVDLARFAWPVAATFVGSALGATAVQFVASDFLAAFVPVLLIAMGLYFLLAPSMSDVDRQARVGQAGLTLTTFAIGFYDGFFGPGTGSFFTLALVALGGLGLVRAIGNAKLLNLTTNIAGLAAMALGGHVLWLLGFAMAAANVAGNQLGARLAIRYGGRGVRPVLVLMSAALTIKLLSDPTNPIWSLF, from the coding sequence ATGGAATTTGCCGCCGAAACCATTGCCTTGCTGATGGCCATCGCCTTTATCGCGGGCACCATCGACGCGCTCGCGGGCGGGGGCGGGTTGCTCACCATCCCTGCGCTGATGGCGGCAGGCGTTCCGCCCGTCGCCGCGCTGGCGACGAACAAGCTGCAAAGCATGATCGGCACCTCCTCCGCCTGCTATACCTTCTGGCGCAGCGGCCATGTCGATCTCGCGCGCTTCGCCTGGCCGGTCGCCGCGACTTTTGTCGGCTCGGCGCTCGGCGCGACCGCGGTTCAGTTCGTCGCATCGGACTTTCTGGCCGCCTTCGTTCCGGTGCTGCTCATCGCCATGGGGCTCTATTTCCTTCTCGCCCCGTCGATGAGCGATGTCGACCGGCAGGCGCGCGTCGGTCAGGCCGGATTGACCCTGACCACCTTCGCCATCGGCTTTTACGACGGCTTTTTCGGCCCCGGCACCGGCTCCTTCTTCACCCTCGCCCTGGTCGCGCTCGGCGGGCTGGGGCTGGTGCGCGCCATCGGCAATGCAAAGCTCCTCAACCTCACCACCAATATCGCGGGGCTGGCCGCGATGGCGCTCGGCGGCCATGTTCTCTGGCTGCTCGGCTTTGCGATGGCCGCTGCCAATGTCGCGGGCAACCAGCTCGGCGCGCGGCTGGCGATCCGCTATGGCGGACGCGGTGTGCGCCCGGTGCTCGTGCTGATGTCGGCCGCGCTGACGATAAAATTGCTGAGCGACCCTACCAACCCGATCTGGTCGCTGTTCTAG
- a CDS encoding ArsI/CadI family heavy metal resistance metalloenzyme → MKRLHMHISVAELEPAIAFYSRLFDAPPSVTKGDYAKWMLDDPRVNLAISARARATGIDHVGIQVESSEELAALAARLKAAGDVTFDQEATTCCYAKSDKSWVTDPAGVRWESFHTLGEATVYGEDEQLPVAMMDGDGDGDGAEGAGACCPPKAACC, encoded by the coding sequence ATGAAGCGTTTGCACATGCATATCAGCGTGGCCGAACTGGAGCCTGCCATTGCCTTTTATTCGCGGCTTTTCGACGCGCCGCCCAGCGTGACCAAGGGCGATTATGCCAAATGGATGCTCGACGACCCGCGCGTCAATCTGGCCATTTCGGCGCGGGCCCGTGCGACGGGGATCGACCATGTCGGCATTCAGGTGGAGAGCAGCGAGGAGCTGGCGGCGCTCGCTGCGCGGTTGAAGGCGGCGGGCGATGTGACCTTCGATCAGGAAGCGACGACTTGTTGCTATGCCAAATCGGACAAGAGCTGGGTCACCGATCCCGCAGGGGTGCGCTGGGAAAGCTTTCATACGCTGGGCGAGGCGACCGTTTATGGCGAGGATGAGCAGCTTCCCGTAGCGATGATGGACGGGGACGGGGACGGGGACGGGGCGGAAGGCGCGGGCGCCTGCTGTCCGCCCAAGGCGGCGTGCTGCTGA
- a CDS encoding ArsR/SmtB family transcription factor has protein sequence MLLPDAVEALSALAQGHRLAVFRLLVRAGGDGLPAGDIAREIGVRPNTLSTHLTILSHAGLVHSRREGRQIIYAADYEAMSGLLTFLVADCCGGRAEICAPLAEMAQNCCEKERKA, from the coding sequence ATGCTGCTTCCCGATGCTGTCGAGGCGCTGTCGGCGCTGGCGCAGGGGCACCGCCTCGCGGTTTTCCGCCTGCTCGTCCGGGCGGGCGGGGACGGCCTGCCCGCCGGGGATATTGCGCGCGAAATTGGCGTGCGTCCCAATACATTGTCGACCCATCTGACCATTCTGTCGCATGCGGGATTGGTTCACTCGCGCCGCGAGGGGCGCCAGATCATCTATGCCGCCGATTATGAAGCGATGAGCGGATTGCTCACCTTTCTGGTCGCCGATTGTTGTGGAGGGCGCGCCGAAATCTGCGCCCCCCTCGCCGAAATGGCGCAAAATTGCTGTGAAAAGGAGCGTAAGGCGTGA